CACCGCCAGCAACAGAAAGACGCCATGCAGGAAGGCGGCGGCTTTGCTGCGGCCACCGGCAGCGATGTTGGCACTGCCACGCACAATCACTGCGGTGACGGGTAGGCCGCCAATCAGACCGCTGAGCAGGTTGGCAATCCCCTGGCCTACGAGTTCGCCATCCAGCGGTGTGCGTCGTTTGAAGGGATCCAATTTGTCTGCGGCTTCGATGGAGAGAAGACTCTCCAGGCTGGCGACAATAGCGATAGTGACGCCGACCACCCAAACCTGCTGCTTCTGGAAGGCGCTCCAGTCGGGGAAATGGAAGAGGTTGCCCAGGTCGCTCAGAGAGTGAATGACCGGCAACCGCACGAGGTATTCGGCAGACAGATGCAGCGCCGGAAGAGTGTGGGCGAAGAGGAGGTTCAATAGTGTTCCTGCCAGGACGGCAATCAAGGGACCAGAAAACCAGGTCTGCCGCTTGAGTAGGGGTACCGCATCCCAGACCAGGAGGATGAGCAGGCAGAGCAGGCTAATGAGAAGTGCGCCCCATTCGACATGGGAGAGCGCACTGATGATGCCGGAGAAGGTATTTTCTCCGCTGCCGGTGGCGAACGCCTGACTGCCAAATTGGCCGATATCGACGCCGACGGCATAAGGGAATTGCTTCATGATCAGAATGATACCGATGGCTGCGAGCATCCCTTCGATGACCGCGGAGGGGAAGAAATAGGCAATGCTCCCGGCGCGCAATAGGCCAAGCAGGATTTGTATGCCACCGGCGATGAGCACCGCGAGCAGGAAGGCCGAAAAACTCGCCAGATTCTGGATGGCGACGAGAATGATGGCGGTCAGTCCAGCGGCGGGTCCGCTCACCGAGAGCGGGGATTTGCTGAACAGTGGCACAATGATGCCGCCGATGATGCCGGCGACGATGCCGGCGAGGAGCGGCGCACCTGAGGCGAGGGCGACCCCGAGACACAGGGGGATGGCGACCAAGGCCACTACCAAGGCTGCCGGGACGTCATACCGTAGGTTCTTGAACGGTGATAGCGATACCGCTTGTGCCGGTTCCGCCGAGTTCTCGGCTGGTGTTGTCTGCATTCGTTCGCTCTCTTTGTTGGCTTTATCCGGCGCTTAGACTGTGCGATGACGGGCTGGTTCCGAAAAAAAACCCCCGCAACGCGGGGGTTGATGCCCTTCTACCAGGCTGGATCAGGCCAAGCGCTGGCGGATTTCCTTGGTCGCTTGGACCATGTTCTCCAACGCGGGGGTGACCTCTGCCCACTTGCGGGTTTTCAGGCCACAATCGGGGTTGACCCAGAGTCGCTCCGCCGGCACGACCTTGGCGGCCTTTTCCATCAACTGCACCATCTCCTCCACACTGGGAACGCGCGGGGAATGGATATCGTAGACACCCGGTCCGATTTCGTTGGGGTAGTTGAAGGTGGCGAAGGCGTCCAGGAGTTCCATCTGCGAGCGCGAGGTCTCGATGGTGATGACGTCGGCATCCATGGCGGCGATAGCCGGCAGGATATCGTTGAACTCCGAGTAGCACATGTGGGTGTGGATCTGCACATCATCGGCAGCAACCTGCGCTGAAATGCGGAAGGCACGGGAAGCCCAGGCCAGGTAGCTGTCCCAGTCCTTGCGCTTGAGGGGCAGGCCTTCCCGATAGGCGGGTTCGTCGATCTGGATGATGCCGATACCGGCGTCGATGAGGTCCTTGACCTCGTCGCGGATGGCCAGGGCAATCTGCAGGGCGGTGCGTTCCCGTGGCTGATCGTCGCGCACAAAGGACCACTGCAAGATGGTGACCGGCCCGGTGAGCATGCCCTTCATCGGCTTGCTGGTGAGGGACTGGGCGTATTTGGCCCATTCCACGGTCATCGGGTGGGGACGGGACACATCGCCAAAAATGAGCGGCGGCTTCACATAGCGGGAACCATAGCTCTGCACCCAGCCGTGGCGGGTAAAAGCAAAGCCGGCCAACTGCTCGCCAAAGTATTCCACCATGTCGTTGCGCTCTGGCTCGCCGTGTACCGGCACGTCCAGGCCCAGGCGCTCCTGCTCCTTGACCACCAAGGCCACCTCGGCCTCCATGGCTTGGTGATAGTCGGTTGCTGAGAGCTCGCCTTTGCGATGCTGCATCCGCGCCTTGCGGATCTCTGGGGTTTGGGGAAAGCTGCCGATGGTGGTGGTGGGGAAGGGGGGCAGCTTGAAGCGCGCGGCCTGCGCCTTGGCGCGTGCCGGGAATGGGCTGGCACGGTGTCCGTCGTCGTCACCTAGCTGCTGCAAGCGCGCGCTGACGGTGCTGTTGTGGATCCGCGGCGAGCTCTTGCGCGAGGCAACGGCCTTACGTGCCTCCTCCAGCTCAGCCGCAACTGCAGCCTCGCCCTGATCGAGGGCACGGGCAAGAATATGCAGCTCATCCAGCTTCTGTACCGCAAAGGCCAGCCAGGATTTGAGCTCAGCATCGAGCTCGTTTTCCTGACTCAGGTCGACCGGGCTATGCATCAGGCTGCAGGACGGGGCTACCCAGAGGCGATCGCCCAGGGCCTGGTGGGCTGGGGCGAGGAGTTCCAAGGCGGCATCGAGGTCGGTGCGCCACACGTTGCGTCCGTCTACCACCCCCAGGGACAACACCTTGTCGGCCGGATAGTCGGCGACGAAGGCATCGCGCTGGGCCGGGGCGCGGCGCAGGTCGAGATGCAGACCAGCAACCGGCAGGGCCTTGAGGCGGGCGGCATGTTCCGCGACGGATTCGAAGTAGGTGGCCAACAGGATCTTGGGGGTTTTCCCTTGACTCAACTGGGCGTAGGCCTGGTCCAGCGCCTGCAGCCATTCTGCCGGGAGATCGAGGACCAACGCCGGTTCGTCCATCTGCACCCAATCAACGCCCTGCTCCGCCAGTTTGGCGAGGATTTCGGCATAGACGGGCAGAATCTTGGGTAACAGACTCAAACGGTCAAAGCCGCTGTGGCGGGGCGCCTCGCCGTGCCCGGTGCAGCCCTCGTCATGGCGATGGCCGACCTCGCCGTGGGTGCTGTCCAAGTCCTTTTCCTTGCCCAACCACAGATAGGTGAGGGGGCCGACCAGGACGGGTTTGGCCTGCAGATCCAGGGCTTGGGCCTCTTTGACCTGCGCAAAAAGACGGTTGCTGCTGAGGCGGAAATCCATGCCCGCGTGGAATTCGGGGACGATGTAGTGGTAATTGGTGTCAAACCACTTGGTCATCTCCATAGCGGGCTGGGTCTTGGAACCACGGGCCATGGCAAAGAAGGTATCGCGATCGACTTGGCCACCGGAGAAGCCATAACGGGGGGGAATGGCACCCAGGGTGCAGCTCATGTCGAGCATCTGGTCGTAGAAGGTAAAGTCGCCCACGGGGACCAGATCGACGCCACAGGTCTGCTGAATCCGCCAGTGCCGCTCCCGGAGCTGTGCACCCCGGGCCTCCAGTTCGGCACCGTCGATCTCGCCGGACCAGTAGGCCTCAGTGGCCTTCTTCAGCTCACGCTTGTGGCCAATGCGGGGAAAACCAAGATTGTGCACCCGGGTCATGTCATCACTCCTTTGCCAAAATTGCCGCCATGATGCCCCGCCAACCGGCGGCGCTCAAGGGGAAAATTTTGACGAGGGAGATGAATCCCCTTCATGCTCGGGAATTTAGTCGAGACGGAAGCCGCGGTGGATGGCGACAATGCCGCCGGAAAGATTGTGTACGTCTACCCGGGCGAAGCCGGCATCTTCCATCATCATGCGGAAGCTTTCCTGATCGGGAAAGCGGCGAATGGACTCGACCAGATATTGATAGCTTTCGCGGTCTTTGGCGACAATTTCCCCAATTTTTGGCAACAGATTGAAGGAGTAGAGGTCATAGAGGCTTTGCAGACCGGGCCAACGGGGGTGGGAAAACTCCAGGATCAGTGCGCGGCCGCCGGTCTTGAGAACCCGATAGATCTCCGCCAAGGCACGCTCGGGATGGGTCATGTTGCGGATACCAAAGGCCAGGGTGACGAGGTCGAACTGTTGATCGGGAAACGGCAGTTCCTCAGCATTGGCCTCGACGAATTCCACTCCCGCCAGCACCCCCCTGTCGGCCAGACGTCTCTCCCCCACGGCGAGCATGTCCGGATTGATGTCCGAGACGACAATGCGGCCATGCGGTTGCAGGCGTTTGTGCATCAGCAGCGCCAGGTCGCCGGTGCCGCCTGCCAGATCCAGTACCTGCTGCCCCGGGCGCGGGCGGGCAAGGTCGATGGCATAGCGTTTCCACAGCCGATGTACACCCAGGGACATCAGGTCGTTCATCAAGTCGTAGCGGCCAGCAACGCTGCTGAAAACACCACGTACCATGCCTTCCTTCTCTGTCTCCGGGACTTCTTGGTAACCAAAGTGGGTGGTGCTGGGTTCAGGCGCGTTCTCTGGTAGATCCTGGTCCGTCATTCCTTCCTCCGTCACAATGTGCGCAGCAGCAGGCTGCCCTTTTCACTCAGATAGGTGCGGAGCAGATCAGCAAAATCTGCCCGCACCGAGCCCGCCACTTCCGGCAACTCCATCAGAACGGCGGTCCACAAGCGCAGTTTGCCCAGACTTTCCCAGCGCGGCAATGGCCGCAACGCATGCAGGATCTCCATACGCATGAACAAGGGCGCCAAGGCAGCGTCCACCAGGCTGAAGCGCTCGCCGGCGAAGAAGGGGCCATTCTTCATTGCTGCCTCTAGTCGCTCCAGCTTGTTGAAGAGCTGGCGATGTGCCGCAGTGAAACGTTCTTCCCCCTGTGCCACCATCATCTGAAATTGATCTCCCAGGGCCTCGCCCCCCAGGGCGATCCAAGACCGATGGCGCGCTCGCTCCAGCGGATCTTCGGGATGCAACGCTGGCGGGAGGGTCTCGTCGAGGTACTCGTTGATCACCTGCGACTCGAAGAGCACCGTATGCTCGTCTACCCGCAGACAGGGCACCTTGCCCAAGGGCGAGATCTGCAAAAACCAGTCGGGCTTGTGGGCCAGATCGATGTGGGTGAGGGTGAACAGCACCTCTTTGTGCAGCAGGGTAATGACCGAGCGCTGCACATAGGGGCAGAGAGGAAAACTGATCAGTTCCAGGGTCATGATGGCTCCTGCGCAGTCCGCTCAGTCTGGCCGAGCGCATCGATACAAGGCCAGTTCTGCAAGAAGATTTGGCCAGATACGGTTCGGCGCAGTACTGCGACGACGATCGTCGAGCACCATCCGCTCGCGCACCTCGATGCGATTTTCCCGACAGAGGGCGTCGAAATCGCGAATGGTACAAAGATGGATATTCGGCGTATCGTACCACGAATGCGGCAGCACGTGGGTCATCGGCATTCGTCCCCCCAAGCCCAGCTGCCAGCGGGCGCGCCAGTGCCCCATGTTGGGAAAGGTGACGATACCCTCGCGGCCGACGCGCAGCATCTCGAGCAAGAGCTCGCGGGGATAGTGCACGGCCTGGAGCGTGAGGGACAACACCACCGTATCGACGCTATTGCTGGCGAACTGGCGCAGCCCGCTATCGAGATCCTGCTGCAGAACCGAGATGCCCCGTCGCAGCGCCACGGCAATCCGTTCCTCGTCGAGCTCGATACCGTAAGCTTGGACGCCCTTTTCACGCTGCAGATAATCGAGTAACTCCCCCTCGCCGCAGCCCAGGTCCAGGACGCGACTGTTGGGTCTGATCCAGTCGGCAATGATTTGCAGATCCGCTCGCAATGGTGATGTGCTCATAGGGCCAGCTCCTCGGCGATGCGCTCCAGGTATGCCCGCATGACGCGCAGATACTGTGGAATCGGCAAAAGGAAAGAATCGTGACCATGCTGGGCCTCGATCTCGGCGTAGCTTACGGGGACACCGGCGGTATACAGGGCCTGGACGATCTCGCGCGAGCGCTCCGGCGAAAAACGCCAGTCGCTGCTGAAGGAGACCACGAGAAATTTGGCTTGCACTGCGGCAAACGTGGCGGCGAGATCCCCGCCATGTGCCGCCGCTGGGTCGAAATAGTCCAGGGCCTTGGTGATGAACAGGTAGCTATTGGCGTCGAATTGGTCGACAAAGCGTGAGCCTTGATAGCGAAGATAGCTCTCGACCTCGAAGTCGACCTCAAAGCCGTAGGACAGCGCCTTGCCACCGCGGGTCTCGCGACCAAATTTTTTTCCCATCGCATCATCGGAAAGATAGGTAATGTGCCCGATCATCCGTGCCAGAGCCAGGCCGCGTTGCGGTTTGACTCCCGCCTGGTAGTAGCGACCAGCGTGAAAGTCTGGATCACTCATGATGGCCTGACGACAGACCTCGTTGAAGCCAATGTTTTGGGCGCTCAATTTCGGCGCTGCGGCTATCACAACGGCATGGTGCAGGCGTTGGGGATGATCAATCGCCCATTGCAGTACCTGCATACCCCCGAGGCTGCCACCGATCACCGCCGCCCAACAGTCGATGCCCAAATAGTCACTCAAGGCAATCTGCGTCTGCACCCAATCGGTGACGGTGACCATGGGGAAATCCAGACCCCAAGGCTCGCCAGTAGCGGGGTTGATACTCGCTGGCCCCGTCGAGCCGCGGCAAGACCCCAGAAAGTTGCTGCATACCACGAAAAATCGTCGCGTATCGATGGGTTTGCCCGGGCCGATCATGGTATCCCACCAGCCGGGTTTGCGATCATCCAAGCTGTGATAGCCCGCCGCGTGATGATCGCCGGATAGGGCGTGGCAGATCAGGATTGCGTTACTGTGTGCGGCGTTGAGTTCGCCGTAGCACTCATAGCGCAGGGTATATCCTGGCAGAGTGCGCCCCGAGGTCAGCGCGAGAGGTTCAGGTACATGGAAATCCAGGGGTTGTACTACGCCCACCGAATCCTCGGGATTGGTCTCCGGCATCGTTGTCCTTACAGGAGTGAAGCAAGACGTGAGAGTCTACTGAGGCGCCGGTCAGGGAACAAGCAATCGCCCGTTGTTCGCGAACCGCGACGAGCTCAAGTGGTAGTACGCACCACGGCAGCGCCTGCATGTACCCCTGCTCCGACCACATCCACCGCACCATCGGCGGCGGTACCCACGGCATCCCCCACCGTCGCACAGCCGCTCAAGGCGTTCATGAATAGCAGCAGCACAGCAATCAGAGACCCATGCGCAAGGCAATCTACTCCAGTTTACCCCAGTCGTTTTGGGGCAGCTTGGCAAATTTCCCGGAGTATACCTGCTTTTTCCTCTGAAAAGAGACGGGGACGGCCTGGGCGGCCAGTAGTAGTGCCCACAGAGCGGCAAGGCTCAGGGCGGATAGGGTGCGGCGCAACGACGTGGTCAACCACTTTTTTGATGGAACCGGGGTTCAGCGACGCAGGAGCGCGCCACGCGCGAGGCCGAGGATCAGCGCTGAACTGAAGATGCCGATGACCGACATGGCCATACCGTCACCGATGATGCCCTGCCGGAAATTGCCGTAGATGTAGGTTGAGATCACCTGGGTTCCGGCGGGTTGCAGCATCAGGGATGCGACCAACTCGCGCATGGACAGGGCAAAGACCACCGTCGCGCCCCCCACCAGCATGGGCCAGGCGATGGGGACTTGCACGCGCAGGACCGTATAGAAGGGGCTACCCCCATGCACTCGGCCCGCCTGTTCCAGGTGCGGCGGGATCTGCGCCAGACCCGTGCGGGCATAGCGCAGGGCAAAGGGAAAGGTCCCGGTGGCATAGGCCACGGCAAGGATGATGGGATGACCAAAAATCGGCAGATTATTCCACGGCGCATTCCAGAACAGGATCATCCCCACCGCCAGGACCACGCCGGGGATCGCCATGGGTAGAGTGGCAAGCAGATCCACCAGGGCGGCGATGCGCCCTCCTCGGCGGACGATGTTCGCGGCCAGGAGGGCCGAGATCATGCCCGCCACGGCGACCAGGGCCGAGAGTTCCAGGCTGGTGCGCAGGGCGGCAAAGGCACTCGAGCCGTGGGATAGGACATGCTGATAGTGGTGCAGGGTGAAATTGCCCGCTTGCAGGCCCACGCTCAGGGCCTTCTCGAGGGAGATAGCGATCACCGCGCCCAGCGGCAACAGGGCAGCGATCAGCAAGAAGGCCAAAAGCGGCAGCATACTCCATAGATACCGTTGTTCTCTGGGCCGCTGCTGGATTTGGCCCTGATTGTTCTGCACCAGCGGCCGGTAGAGGAACCAGACCACCACCCCCATGGCGCAAAGTACCAGACCAATGGCCGCCGCACGGGGTAAATTCACGGGCCAGACGTTGGTGGCGGCCTCGATGCTCGTGCTCAAAACCTGGACACCGGCATAGCCGGCCAGCAGCGCCGGCACACCAAACTCTGCCGAGGTATCGAGAAAGACCAGGAGCCCGGCGGCCGCCAGGGCAGGCAGCAGCAAGGGCAGGATGGCCAGACGAAAAGCCGCCAGCGGCCCGGCACCATGTACCCGCGCCGCCTGCAGCAAGCGAAAATTGCCATTTTCCAGGCTGGCCCGGAGCATGATGTAGACCAGGGGGGTGAGATGCAACGCCATCACCATCCCCATCCCCCCCAGGGAGTACAGAAAGTGCTCCAAGGGGGTGCCAAACGCGTGGATCACCTGTTCGATCAATCCCATGGGACCGGCCAGAAGGCTCCAGGCCTCAGCGGTGAGATAGGGCGGGATCAAAAAGGGGATCAGAATGAGGGCCTCCCACAGGGGCGTGAAGCGCGGGGGGGCATAAAACAGCAAGAGGGCGAGGCCCAGCCCCATGGGCAGAGCAAAGAGCACCGCCAAACCCGCCATCCCGAGGGTTCCCGAGAGGGCCGTAAGAAAATGCCGGTCTACCCCCAACTGCAGCAAGGCCACGCCATGACTGTGGGTGGCATCGGGCTGCAGGGCCTCGTAGAGGATGCTGAGCAAGGGGGCCAGTACCAAGACCCCCAGGATCAGATAGACCAGCAGATGATTGAGCAGACGGCTCACTGGCCGAGGATGTCCTTCTTGAATTGGGCCTCGACGCCCGGTGCCTGGGCCGCCAGTTGGGTCCAGTTCACCTTCCAGGTCGGGAAGCTACCGATCTTGGCCATTACCGCCTTGGCCGGAATCCCTGCACGGGCGGGATAGAGATTGTTCTCGGCGACCAGTTTTTGACCCGCCGGTGACAGGGCAAAGTTCACAAAGGCCTCGGCCAGCTTCTTGTTCGGCGCCGATTTCAGGATCAGGATGGGGCGAGGGATGATCAGGGTGCCTTCCTTGGGGTAGATCAGGTCGACGGAGTTGCCCTGCACCTTGGCTGCCACCGCCGCGTGCCCAACACACTCCAGCATGCCGCTACGCTCACCCGCGAGCACGGGCAACAGTGCGGCATGGTTGGTACCCGGCCAGACGGTGCCATTGGCCTTGAGCTGCTGCAGATACTGCCAGCCATGATTCCCGTATTTTTCGATGAAGGCGACGAGGAAGCTGGATGCCGTGCCCGAGAGCAGCGGATTGGGGGCGGTGATGCGGTCCTTCCACTCGGGCTGGGTCAGGGCAAACCAACTGTCGGGCAACTTGGCCCCTTTGGGCAGGGCCTTGGTATTCATCACCATGGAGACCGTATCCAGACCATAGGGCAGGAAGGACGCATTTTCTTGCGCAGGTGCCACCAAGGTCTTCTCGATGGCTGACGGTCGGTAGTTGAAGACCATGCCCTGCTTAGCGAGGTCCAGACCCGCAGTCCATCCCGCGACCATCACCACGTCGGCATGGGGATGATTGGCCTCGGCGGCCAGTCGGGCCATGACCTTACCGGTGCTGGAGGTCCAGACTTCGACATGGTCACCGGTCTTCTTGCTGAAGTCCCGGGCCAAGGCCTTGGCCAGGGTGGCCGGGGCAGCACTGTACAGGGTCAGGGTAGCGGCGGAGGCCGAACCGGCAAAGGCCAAACCCATCAGGGCGAGCAGGGCGCGTTTCATGATGACTCCTTGGTAGAGGGGGTGGATTGCGGAATACACCAGCCGTGTTGCTGGCGGATTTTCCAACGGCGAGGGCCCAGGGCTCCATCGCGGGAATAGGCAAGGAACTCCTGGCCGTCGCTGGTCTGCAGTGCCAAGAGATAACGACCATCGTGCCAATGGGCATGATGCACCGTTGCCGTTGCGCCAGCGCCATCGCTGGGCTCGATCTCAATATCTCCAGGGCGCAGGAGCAGCGTGGCACGGGTGGCGCCATTGAGGGTGCGGGCAGCGGGCACTTGCAGGCGCTGCCCCTCCCAGTGCAGCAAGGCCTGTTCGCGCTGATGTTCGAGAACGGGAACCTGCAGGGCGCGGACCGAGCCACCTAGGCGGGCAACGATCAGGCTGTTCGGGCGCTGGTAGAGAGCTTCTGGGCTATCCCACTGCTCTAGACGTCCGGCATTCAGGACGCCAACTTTGGCCCCCAGGTAGAACGCCTCGCTCGGGTCGTGCGTAACGTGCAGGGCAGTGATGCCTTCATCCCGAAACAGACCATGGAGAAACTCCCGCAGATTTTCGCGCACGCCATGATCCAGGGCTGACAGGGGCTCGTCCAAGAGTACGATACGGGGCTTGGCGATGATGGCGCGGGCGATGGCCACCCGCTGCTGTTGACCGCCAGACAACTCATGCGGGCGACGCTTGGCAGCAGCCAGAGGAATCGCCATGCGCTCCAACAGCGCCTGGGCGCGTGTGCGGTCCCGCGCCAGGCCACGTGCCCGCAACGGATACAGCACATTGTCGAGGACGCTGAGGTGCGGCCAAAGGGCGGCATCCTGAAAGACCATGCCAATCCCCCGTTTTTCCGGGGCC
The window above is part of the Acidithiobacillus acidisediminis genome. Proteins encoded here:
- a CDS encoding SulP family inorganic anion transporter codes for the protein MQTTPAENSAEPAQAVSLSPFKNLRYDVPAALVVALVAIPLCLGVALASGAPLLAGIVAGIIGGIIVPLFSKSPLSVSGPAAGLTAIILVAIQNLASFSAFLLAVLIAGGIQILLGLLRAGSIAYFFPSAVIEGMLAAIGIILIMKQFPYAVGVDIGQFGSQAFATGSGENTFSGIISALSHVEWGALLISLLCLLILLVWDAVPLLKRQTWFSGPLIAVLAGTLLNLLFAHTLPALHLSAEYLVRLPVIHSLSDLGNLFHFPDWSAFQKQQVWVVGVTIAIVASLESLLSIEAADKLDPFKRRTPLDGELVGQGIANLLSGLIGGLPVTAVIVRGSANIAAGGRSKAAAFLHGVFLLLAVLLAASVLNQIPLAALASILIVVGFKLAHPRVFRHMAQLGKSQFLPFVITIFTVLFTDLLIGVGIGLVVGLFFVLRANYHSALDLQETAAGEYLLCLKREITFVNKARLARILDTLPSGSSVTLDGAQVDFIDHDVLEVIRNFEQSASLRRIRVREQHFDNPILQKKV
- the metE gene encoding 5-methyltetrahydropteroyltriglutamate--homocysteine S-methyltransferase, with the protein product MTRVHNLGFPRIGHKRELKKATEAYWSGEIDGAELEARGAQLRERHWRIQQTCGVDLVPVGDFTFYDQMLDMSCTLGAIPPRYGFSGGQVDRDTFFAMARGSKTQPAMEMTKWFDTNYHYIVPEFHAGMDFRLSSNRLFAQVKEAQALDLQAKPVLVGPLTYLWLGKEKDLDSTHGEVGHRHDEGCTGHGEAPRHSGFDRLSLLPKILPVYAEILAKLAEQGVDWVQMDEPALVLDLPAEWLQALDQAYAQLSQGKTPKILLATYFESVAEHAARLKALPVAGLHLDLRRAPAQRDAFVADYPADKVLSLGVVDGRNVWRTDLDAALELLAPAHQALGDRLWVAPSCSLMHSPVDLSQENELDAELKSWLAFAVQKLDELHILARALDQGEAAVAAELEEARKAVASRKSSPRIHNSTVSARLQQLGDDDGHRASPFPARAKAQAARFKLPPFPTTTIGSFPQTPEIRKARMQHRKGELSATDYHQAMEAEVALVVKEQERLGLDVPVHGEPERNDMVEYFGEQLAGFAFTRHGWVQSYGSRYVKPPLIFGDVSRPHPMTVEWAKYAQSLTSKPMKGMLTGPVTILQWSFVRDDQPRERTALQIALAIRDEVKDLIDAGIGIIQIDEPAYREGLPLKRKDWDSYLAWASRAFRISAQVAADDVQIHTHMCYSEFNDILPAIAAMDADVITIETSRSQMELLDAFATFNYPNEIGPGVYDIHSPRVPSVEEMVQLMEKAAKVVPAERLWVNPDCGLKTRKWAEVTPALENMVQATKEIRQRLA
- the ubiE gene encoding bifunctional demethylmenaquinone methyltransferase/2-methoxy-6-polyprenyl-1,4-benzoquinol methylase UbiE is translated as MTDQDLPENAPEPSTTHFGYQEVPETEKEGMVRGVFSSVAGRYDLMNDLMSLGVHRLWKRYAIDLARPRPGQQVLDLAGGTGDLALLMHKRLQPHGRIVVSDINPDMLAVGERRLADRGVLAGVEFVEANAEELPFPDQQFDLVTLAFGIRNMTHPERALAEIYRVLKTGGRALILEFSHPRWPGLQSLYDLYSFNLLPKIGEIVAKDRESYQYLVESIRRFPDQESFRMMMEDAGFARVDVHNLSGGIVAIHRGFRLD
- a CDS encoding glutathione S-transferase family protein — its product is MTLELISFPLCPYVQRSVITLLHKEVLFTLTHIDLAHKPDWFLQISPLGKVPCLRVDEHTVLFESQVINEYLDETLPPALHPEDPLERARHRSWIALGGEALGDQFQMMVAQGEERFTAAHRQLFNKLERLEAAMKNGPFFAGERFSLVDAALAPLFMRMEILHALRPLPRWESLGKLRLWTAVLMELPEVAGSVRADFADLLRTYLSEKGSLLLRTL
- the metW gene encoding methionine biosynthesis protein MetW, which encodes MSTSPLRADLQIIADWIRPNSRVLDLGCGEGELLDYLQREKGVQAYGIELDEERIAVALRRGISVLQQDLDSGLRQFASNSVDTVVLSLTLQAVHYPRELLLEMLRVGREGIVTFPNMGHWRARWQLGLGGRMPMTHVLPHSWYDTPNIHLCTIRDFDALCRENRIEVRERMVLDDRRRSTAPNRIWPNLLAELALYRCARPD
- the metX gene encoding homoserine O-succinyltransferase MetX, giving the protein MPETNPEDSVGVVQPLDFHVPEPLALTSGRTLPGYTLRYECYGELNAAHSNAILICHALSGDHHAAGYHSLDDRKPGWWDTMIGPGKPIDTRRFFVVCSNFLGSCRGSTGPASINPATGEPWGLDFPMVTVTDWVQTQIALSDYLGIDCWAAVIGGSLGGMQVLQWAIDHPQRLHHAVVIAAAPKLSAQNIGFNEVCRQAIMSDPDFHAGRYYQAGVKPQRGLALARMIGHITYLSDDAMGKKFGRETRGGKALSYGFEVDFEVESYLRYQGSRFVDQFDANSYLFITKALDYFDPAAAHGGDLAATFAAVQAKFLVVSFSSDWRFSPERSREIVQALYTAGVPVSYAEIEAQHGHDSFLLPIPQYLRVMRAYLERIAEELAL
- a CDS encoding ABC transporter permease, encoding MSRLLNHLLVYLILGVLVLAPLLSILYEALQPDATHSHGVALLQLGVDRHFLTALSGTLGMAGLAVLFALPMGLGLALLLFYAPPRFTPLWEALILIPFLIPPYLTAEAWSLLAGPMGLIEQVIHAFGTPLEHFLYSLGGMGMVMALHLTPLVYIMLRASLENGNFRLLQAARVHGAGPLAAFRLAILPLLLPALAAAGLLVFLDTSAEFGVPALLAGYAGVQVLSTSIEAATNVWPVNLPRAAAIGLVLCAMGVVVWFLYRPLVQNNQGQIQQRPREQRYLWSMLPLLAFLLIAALLPLGAVIAISLEKALSVGLQAGNFTLHHYQHVLSHGSSAFAALRTSLELSALVAVAGMISALLAANIVRRGGRIAALVDLLATLPMAIPGVVLAVGMILFWNAPWNNLPIFGHPIILAVAYATGTFPFALRYARTGLAQIPPHLEQAGRVHGGSPFYTVLRVQVPIAWPMLVGGATVVFALSMRELVASLMLQPAGTQVISTYIYGNFRQGIIGDGMAMSVIGIFSSALILGLARGALLRR
- a CDS encoding extracellular solute-binding protein, coding for MKRALLALMGLAFAGSASAATLTLYSAAPATLAKALARDFSKKTGDHVEVWTSSTGKVMARLAAEANHPHADVVMVAGWTAGLDLAKQGMVFNYRPSAIEKTLVAPAQENASFLPYGLDTVSMVMNTKALPKGAKLPDSWFALTQPEWKDRITAPNPLLSGTASSFLVAFIEKYGNHGWQYLQQLKANGTVWPGTNHAALLPVLAGERSGMLECVGHAAVAAKVQGNSVDLIYPKEGTLIIPRPILILKSAPNKKLAEAFVNFALSPAGQKLVAENNLYPARAGIPAKAVMAKIGSFPTWKVNWTQLAAQAPGVEAQFKKDILGQ
- a CDS encoding ABC transporter ATP-binding protein produces the protein MPSEVPSAAGLSVQKLSVELGGRPVLADVSLEQESGSYACLLGESGSGKSTLLAAIAGLLRPQRGRIAIAGDTVGDERIWLAPEKRGIGMVFQDAALWPHLSVLDNVLYPLRARGLARDRTRAQALLERMAIPLAAAKRRPHELSGGQQQRVAIARAIIAKPRIVLLDEPLSALDHGVRENLREFLHGLFRDEGITALHVTHDPSEAFYLGAKVGVLNAGRLEQWDSPEALYQRPNSLIVARLGGSVRALQVPVLEHQREQALLHWEGQRLQVPAARTLNGATRATLLLRPGDIEIEPSDGAGATATVHHAHWHDGRYLLALQTSDGQEFLAYSRDGALGPRRWKIRQQHGWCIPQSTPSTKESS